Proteins co-encoded in one Cygnus olor isolate bCygOlo1 chromosome 6, bCygOlo1.pri.v2, whole genome shotgun sequence genomic window:
- the LOC121071921 gene encoding UDP-glucuronosyltransferase 1A1-like, producing MALVSNHSYLVSAGVWVFLSLFCLGNGGKLLVVPMDGSHWLSMRSVLVALSQKEHKIVVIAPEVNLNVKASEYYTLKTYPVPVTREELGASMHSFANDLFERRPLLQRITALYEKVHVISDLYFSSCANLLHNKDLMQYLEGSKFDAVLTDPVVPCGQILALHLSIPSVFFLRGLPCSFDLQAAQCPDPPSYVPRTFTDNSDHMTFIQRVENLVLKASESFLCNSAYLPFELLASDFLQRQVTMTDLLSHGSIWLKRMDFVFEYPMPLMPNIVFIGGINCGKKKTLPQVSDFLDKIY from the coding sequence ATGGCTCTTGTAAGTAATCACAGTTACTTAGTTTCTGCAGGGGTTTGGGTTTTCCTGTCTCTGTTTTGCTTGGGCAATGGTGGAAAGCTGTTGGTTGTGCCTATGGATGGGAGTCACTGGCTCAGCATGCGCTCAGTGCTGGTGGCCCTTAGTCAGAAAGAGCACAAAATTGTCGTCATTGCACCAGAAGTCAACTTGAATGTGAAGGCATCTGAATACTACACTCTCAAAACATATCCAGTGCCTGTAACTAGGGAAGAACTGGGAGCAAGCATGCATTCGTTTGCTAATGATCTTTTTGAGAGAAGACCTCTTCTTCAAAGAATTACTGCACTTTATGAAAAAGTTCACGTCATCTCTGATCTCTACTTCTCCTCCTGTGCCAACTTACTGCACAATAAGGATCTGATGCAGTATCTTGAAGGGAGTAAATTTGATGCTGTTCTCACAGATCCTGTTGTACCATGTGGACAAATATTGGCTTTGCATCTCTCAattccatctgttttctttttacgAGGACTCCCCTGCAGTTTTGATTTGCAGGCTGCTCAGTGTCCAGATCCCCCATCTTATGTCCCGAGAACATTTACAGACAACTCAGACCACATGACATTTATCCAGCGTGTGGAAAACTTAGTTCTCAAGGCATCAGAATCCTTTCTTTGTAATTCTGCCTATTTGCCATTTGAACTTCTGGCCTCGGATTTTCTCCAAAGACAAGTAACAATGACGGATCTTTTAAGCCATGGATCCATTTGGCTTAAAagaatggattttgtttttgaatatcCCATGCCACTGATGCCCAATATAGTTTTTATTGGAGGTATAaattgtggaaagaaaaagacattacCTCAGGTCAGTGATTTCCttgataaaatatattaa